One region of Pagrus major chromosome 7, Pma_NU_1.0 genomic DNA includes:
- the dennd2c gene encoding DENN domain-containing protein 2C isoform X2 → MLALRLEQGKRGGGEVDRLQKGATVAWQGRQSGRPPSREQGINIREKISQWEGRSQQGSSQDAGLKAHPPTVSRSLSGDILGNGGSRGGPHAKASLSKAKSLDFREGPSQAGHDVVGRKSEPLQFSATTQGNKPLAAQALMPPKVEANTANSTGEQIFTANGDQKTDHILDVKVVSKPLPPSTHDQEDNMPAGNFYTSRGFWRKLEGDRLLWEKGRDSSGDPQAPPKPQRTFQYRGTNNNSAGHTIQWDSGSPHNNRSNVRSRRVAHPPNFPPPPCPVDKTNGLSRHKKNRKSFEYEDAARLTVKEGSLGGEGRNSGLYHAYSDDNIYEDIVCEVTRDNPYEDVKLSPMCLPIGRPHGPKLPPKPQMLQGHAGKVERKRSQTVTASKSSTVADSSKPATPRRASTQKIQRMPQYVNKIETIFDDKRGRKRVKNQGVSVREETSGTESDPEDNTKGSRRSVYIQSTLKRRPGYRTLERDLIQHQQQQLFQIFVVVSLRKGSPGNTYSPEITQQFPKMFEKSSRLSREAEDQLKVIPKFCFPDSQDWKPSAHMPSETFSFVLTGEDGSRWFCYCRKILPSGKGKRLPEVHCIVSKLGCFNLFAKILEEVERRREISPALVYPFMRSVMEAPFPAPGRTVTVKSFLPGSGNEVLTLCRPDDSRLEHVDFDSLLQCLSVGKLLQVFASILLERRVIFVADKLSVLSRCGHAVLALLYPFTWQHTFVPVLPASMLDISCSPTPFLIGVLTPCLPQVLELPIEEVLIVDLCADKFVIQLGDEDCILPSKLQAALQQILEEREDILKQENGDRCEGQQADLSSLVSEGFVRFFVEMVGHYPLHMIESSNGSRELQRDSFRKSHPSRGVRQFLQLFMDTQMFAGFIQDKELRKGGGRGLFEVRVAEYMDSYPEPEPSGVNKFLKGLGSKMKLLQIK, encoded by the exons ATGCTGGCTCTGAGGCTGGAGCAGGGCAAGCGAGGGGGTGGTGAGGTTGATCGCCTGCAGAAAGGGGCCACCGTGGCTTGGCAGGGCCGCCAGTCAGGGAGGCCCCCTTCGCGCGAGCAGGGCATTAACATCCGGGAGAAGATCTCCCAGTGGGAAGGTCGCAGTCAGCAGGGCAGCAGCCAGGATGCTGGGCTGAAAGCACACCCTCCGACTGTATCACGAAGTCTGTCTGGAGATATCCTGGGCAATGGAGGATCCAGAGGGGGGCCTCACGCAAAAGCCAGCCTCTCAAAAGCTAAGAGCTTAGATTTTCGGGAAGGCCCATCACAAGCTGGACATGATGTGGTTGGGAGGAAGTCTGAACCTCTGCAGTTTTCAGCCACAACTCAAGGAAATAAACCACTTGCAGCACAAGCACTAATGCCTCCTAAAGTGGAGGCCAACACTGCTAACTCTACTGGTGAACAAATCTTCACAGCCAATGGCGACCAAAAAACAGATCATATCTTGGATGTAAAAGTAGTTTCTAAACCTCTACCTCCATCAACTCACGACCAAGAAGACAACATGCCTGCTGGAAACTTCTACACTTCACGGGGTTTCTGGCGTAAGCTTGAGGGGGACAGACTGCTCTGGGAGAAAGGCAGGGACTCTTCAGGTGACCCTCAGGCTCCTCCCAAACCTCAGCGGACATTCCAGTATCGAGggaccaacaacaacagcgcGGGACACACAATACAATGGGACAGTGGATCCCCTCATAACAACCGCTCCAAcgtgaggagcaggagagtAGCCCACCCACCTAACTTCCCACCTCCTCCGTGCCCGGTAGATAAGACCAACGGGCTTTCAAGGCATAAAAAGAACAG GAAGTCCTTTGAGTATGAGGATGCGGCACGTCTCACGGTGAAAGAAGGCAGTCTAGGAGGAGAGGGCAGGAATTCAGGCCTTTACCATGCCTACTCTGATGACAATATTTACGAGGACATCGTTT GTGAAGTGACTAGAGATAATCCATATGAGGATGTCAAGCTATCTCCCATGTGCCTCCCTATTGGAAGGCCTCACGGCCCAAAG CTGCCGCCTAAACCCCAAATGTTGCAAGGCCATGCTGGcaaagtggagaggaagaggtcCCAAACGGTAACAGCATCAAAATCCTCAACTGTTGCAGATTCTTCCAAACCAGCTACACCCCGACGTGCAAGCACTCAAAAAATACAGAGGATGCCTCAG TACGTCAACAAGATTGAGACTATCTTTGACGACAAgcgagggagaaagagagtaaAGAACCAGGGAGTCTCAGTTCGAg AGGAGACCAGCGGGACAGAGAGCGACCCAGAGGACAACACCAAAG GCTCCAGAAGATCAGTTTACATCCAGTCTACACTGAAACGGCGGCCAGGCTACCGCACCCTGGAGAGAGACCTGatccagcaccagcagcagcagcttttccAGATCTTCGTGGTGGTGTCGCTGAGAAAAGGCTCCCCAGGAAACACCTACTCCCCTGAAATCACACAGCAGTTCCCAAAAATG tttgaGAAGTCCTCCCGGCTCTCCAGAGAGGCTGAGGATCAGCTGAAAGTCATTCCCAAGTTCTGCTTCCCGGACTCACAGGACTGGAAGCCCTCTGCACACATGCCAAG TGAGACCTTCTCCTTCGTCCTGACCGGAGAGGACGGCAGCCGCTGGTTTTGTTACTGCCGTAAAATCTTG CCCAGTGGAAAGGGGAAGAGGCTTCCTGAGGTGCACTGTATTGTCAGTAAACTGGGCTGTTTCAACCTGTTTGCAAAG AttttggaggaggtggagaggcgCAGGGAAATTTCCCCAGCGCTGGTTTACCCTTTTATGCGTAGCGTGATGGAGGCCCCATTTCCAGCCCCTGGACGCACAGTCACTGTGAAGAGCTTCCTCCCCGGCTCTGGGAATGAG GTACTGACTTTGTGTCGACCAGATGACTCCCGGCTGGAGCATGTGGACTTTGACAGTTTGCTGCAGTGTCTCAGTGTCGGGAAACTCCTGCAGGTGTTTGCCTCCATTCTGCTTGAGAGGAGGGTCATCTTTGTCGCTGACAAGCTCAG TGTGTTGTCTCGGTGTGGCCATGCAGTGCTGGCGCTGCTCTACCCCTTCACCTGGCAGCATACCTTCGTGCCTGTGCTACCAGCCAGCATGCTGGACATCAGCTGCTCCCCCACCCCATTCCTCATCGGAGTGCTGACACCCTGCCTGCCACAGGTGCTGGAGCTGCCCATCGAGGAG GTGCTCATAGTGGATCTGTGTGCAGACAAGTTTGTCATTCAG CTGGGCGATGAAGACTGCATCCTGCCCAGTAAACTGCAGGCGGCTCTGCAGCAGATcctggaggagagggaagatATTCTGAAGCAGGAGAATGGAGACAGATGTGAAG GTCAGCAGGCTGACCTGAGCTCTCTGGTGTCGGAGGGTTTCGTGCGGTTCTTCGTGGAGATGGTGGGCCACTATCCTCTCCACATGATTGAGTCGTCCAACGGGAGCAGGGAGCTCCAGCGTGACAGCTTCCGCAAGTCTCACCCCTCCCGTGGAGTCCGCCAGTTCCTGCAGCTGTTCATGGACACTCAGATGTTTGCCGGCTTCATTCAGGACAAAGAGCTGCgcaagggaggaggaagag GTCTGTTTGAGGTCCGAGTGGCCGAGTATATGGATTCATATCCTGAGCCTGAGCCGAGTGGTGTGAACAAGTTTCTTAAAGGACTGG gaagcAAGATGAAGCTCCTACAAATTAAGTGA
- the dennd2c gene encoding DENN domain-containing protein 2C isoform X1, whose amino-acid sequence MLALRLEQGKRGGGEVDRLQKGATVAWQGRQSGRPPSREQGINIREKISQWEGRSQQGSSQDAGLKAHPPTVSRSLSGDILGNGGSRGGPHAKASLSKAKSLDFREGPSQAGHDVVGRKSEPLQFSATTQGNKPLAAQALMPPKVEANTANSTGEQIFTANGDQKTDHILDVKVVSKPLPPSTHDQEDNMPAGNFYTSRGFWRKLEGDRLLWEKGRDSSGDPQAPPKPQRTFQYRGTNNNSAGHTIQWDSGSPHNNRSNVRSRRVAHPPNFPPPPCPVDKTNGLSRHKKNRKSFEYEDAARLTVKEGSLGGEGRNSGLYHAYSDDNIYEDIVCEVTRDNPYEDVKLSPMCLPIGRPHGPKLPPKPQMLQGHAGKVERKRSQTVTASKSSTVADSSKPATPRRASTQKIQRMPQYVNKIETIFDDKRGRKRVKNQGVSVREETSGTESDPEDNTKAGSRRSVYIQSTLKRRPGYRTLERDLIQHQQQQLFQIFVVVSLRKGSPGNTYSPEITQQFPKMFEKSSRLSREAEDQLKVIPKFCFPDSQDWKPSAHMPSETFSFVLTGEDGSRWFCYCRKILPSGKGKRLPEVHCIVSKLGCFNLFAKILEEVERRREISPALVYPFMRSVMEAPFPAPGRTVTVKSFLPGSGNEVLTLCRPDDSRLEHVDFDSLLQCLSVGKLLQVFASILLERRVIFVADKLSVLSRCGHAVLALLYPFTWQHTFVPVLPASMLDISCSPTPFLIGVLTPCLPQVLELPIEEVLIVDLCADKFVIQLGDEDCILPSKLQAALQQILEEREDILKQENGDRCEGQQADLSSLVSEGFVRFFVEMVGHYPLHMIESSNGSRELQRDSFRKSHPSRGVRQFLQLFMDTQMFAGFIQDKELRKGGGRGLFEVRVAEYMDSYPEPEPSGVNKFLKGLGSKMKLLQIK is encoded by the exons ATGCTGGCTCTGAGGCTGGAGCAGGGCAAGCGAGGGGGTGGTGAGGTTGATCGCCTGCAGAAAGGGGCCACCGTGGCTTGGCAGGGCCGCCAGTCAGGGAGGCCCCCTTCGCGCGAGCAGGGCATTAACATCCGGGAGAAGATCTCCCAGTGGGAAGGTCGCAGTCAGCAGGGCAGCAGCCAGGATGCTGGGCTGAAAGCACACCCTCCGACTGTATCACGAAGTCTGTCTGGAGATATCCTGGGCAATGGAGGATCCAGAGGGGGGCCTCACGCAAAAGCCAGCCTCTCAAAAGCTAAGAGCTTAGATTTTCGGGAAGGCCCATCACAAGCTGGACATGATGTGGTTGGGAGGAAGTCTGAACCTCTGCAGTTTTCAGCCACAACTCAAGGAAATAAACCACTTGCAGCACAAGCACTAATGCCTCCTAAAGTGGAGGCCAACACTGCTAACTCTACTGGTGAACAAATCTTCACAGCCAATGGCGACCAAAAAACAGATCATATCTTGGATGTAAAAGTAGTTTCTAAACCTCTACCTCCATCAACTCACGACCAAGAAGACAACATGCCTGCTGGAAACTTCTACACTTCACGGGGTTTCTGGCGTAAGCTTGAGGGGGACAGACTGCTCTGGGAGAAAGGCAGGGACTCTTCAGGTGACCCTCAGGCTCCTCCCAAACCTCAGCGGACATTCCAGTATCGAGggaccaacaacaacagcgcGGGACACACAATACAATGGGACAGTGGATCCCCTCATAACAACCGCTCCAAcgtgaggagcaggagagtAGCCCACCCACCTAACTTCCCACCTCCTCCGTGCCCGGTAGATAAGACCAACGGGCTTTCAAGGCATAAAAAGAACAG GAAGTCCTTTGAGTATGAGGATGCGGCACGTCTCACGGTGAAAGAAGGCAGTCTAGGAGGAGAGGGCAGGAATTCAGGCCTTTACCATGCCTACTCTGATGACAATATTTACGAGGACATCGTTT GTGAAGTGACTAGAGATAATCCATATGAGGATGTCAAGCTATCTCCCATGTGCCTCCCTATTGGAAGGCCTCACGGCCCAAAG CTGCCGCCTAAACCCCAAATGTTGCAAGGCCATGCTGGcaaagtggagaggaagaggtcCCAAACGGTAACAGCATCAAAATCCTCAACTGTTGCAGATTCTTCCAAACCAGCTACACCCCGACGTGCAAGCACTCAAAAAATACAGAGGATGCCTCAG TACGTCAACAAGATTGAGACTATCTTTGACGACAAgcgagggagaaagagagtaaAGAACCAGGGAGTCTCAGTTCGAg AGGAGACCAGCGGGACAGAGAGCGACCCAGAGGACAACACCAAAG CAGGCTCCAGAAGATCAGTTTACATCCAGTCTACACTGAAACGGCGGCCAGGCTACCGCACCCTGGAGAGAGACCTGatccagcaccagcagcagcagcttttccAGATCTTCGTGGTGGTGTCGCTGAGAAAAGGCTCCCCAGGAAACACCTACTCCCCTGAAATCACACAGCAGTTCCCAAAAATG tttgaGAAGTCCTCCCGGCTCTCCAGAGAGGCTGAGGATCAGCTGAAAGTCATTCCCAAGTTCTGCTTCCCGGACTCACAGGACTGGAAGCCCTCTGCACACATGCCAAG TGAGACCTTCTCCTTCGTCCTGACCGGAGAGGACGGCAGCCGCTGGTTTTGTTACTGCCGTAAAATCTTG CCCAGTGGAAAGGGGAAGAGGCTTCCTGAGGTGCACTGTATTGTCAGTAAACTGGGCTGTTTCAACCTGTTTGCAAAG AttttggaggaggtggagaggcgCAGGGAAATTTCCCCAGCGCTGGTTTACCCTTTTATGCGTAGCGTGATGGAGGCCCCATTTCCAGCCCCTGGACGCACAGTCACTGTGAAGAGCTTCCTCCCCGGCTCTGGGAATGAG GTACTGACTTTGTGTCGACCAGATGACTCCCGGCTGGAGCATGTGGACTTTGACAGTTTGCTGCAGTGTCTCAGTGTCGGGAAACTCCTGCAGGTGTTTGCCTCCATTCTGCTTGAGAGGAGGGTCATCTTTGTCGCTGACAAGCTCAG TGTGTTGTCTCGGTGTGGCCATGCAGTGCTGGCGCTGCTCTACCCCTTCACCTGGCAGCATACCTTCGTGCCTGTGCTACCAGCCAGCATGCTGGACATCAGCTGCTCCCCCACCCCATTCCTCATCGGAGTGCTGACACCCTGCCTGCCACAGGTGCTGGAGCTGCCCATCGAGGAG GTGCTCATAGTGGATCTGTGTGCAGACAAGTTTGTCATTCAG CTGGGCGATGAAGACTGCATCCTGCCCAGTAAACTGCAGGCGGCTCTGCAGCAGATcctggaggagagggaagatATTCTGAAGCAGGAGAATGGAGACAGATGTGAAG GTCAGCAGGCTGACCTGAGCTCTCTGGTGTCGGAGGGTTTCGTGCGGTTCTTCGTGGAGATGGTGGGCCACTATCCTCTCCACATGATTGAGTCGTCCAACGGGAGCAGGGAGCTCCAGCGTGACAGCTTCCGCAAGTCTCACCCCTCCCGTGGAGTCCGCCAGTTCCTGCAGCTGTTCATGGACACTCAGATGTTTGCCGGCTTCATTCAGGACAAAGAGCTGCgcaagggaggaggaagag GTCTGTTTGAGGTCCGAGTGGCCGAGTATATGGATTCATATCCTGAGCCTGAGCCGAGTGGTGTGAACAAGTTTCTTAAAGGACTGG gaagcAAGATGAAGCTCCTACAAATTAAGTGA